Proteins from one Salmo salar unplaced genomic scaffold, Ssal_v3.1, whole genome shotgun sequence genomic window:
- the LOC123739598 gene encoding 1-acyl-sn-glycerol-3-phosphate acyltransferase epsilon-like, with product IVIYGDVPKKKENVVYLSNHQCTADWIIADMLAIRQKALGHVRYVLKDGLKWLPLYGWYFSQHGGVYVKRSAKFDEKAMKKKLSSQTVLGTPMYLVIFPEGTRYNPELKKMISDSQAFATKEGALSYFHIDL from the exons ATTGTTATTTATGGAGACGTGCCAAAGAAAAAAGAGAATGTAGTCTACCTTTCCAACCATCAATGCACAG CGGACTGGATCATTGCTGACATGTTAGCCATTAGGCAGAAAGCACTTGGCCATGTGAGATACGTCCTAAAAGATGGGCTGAAATGGCTCCCATTATACGGATGGTATTTCTCTCAG CATGGAGGTGTCTACGTGAAGCGAAGCGCAAAGTTTGACGAGAAGGCAATGAAAAAGAAGCTCTCTTCACAGACAGTGTTGGGAACACCA ATGTATCTTGTCATCTTCCCAGAAGGAACCCGATACAACCCTGAACTCAAGAAGATGATCAGCGACAGTCAGGCTTTTGCCACTAAAGAAGGTGCTCTTTCATACTTTCACATTGATTTATAA